A stretch of Aeromicrobium tamlense DNA encodes these proteins:
- a CDS encoding nitroreductase, with the protein MVDESDAEVLERLLASRFSCRGFTDEPVAEAEIEAIVASASRTPSWCNVQPWHVDIVSGEALVRLRHDLMADASLGSDYPFPPGYEGVHAERRREVGWQLYQAVGVAKGDREGSAREMLRNFEFFGAPHVAVVSAPAPLGVYAAIDCGLFVQSFLLAAQARGVATVAQAALAQKSQFLREWLGLPEDRLIVCGISFGHADPDHPANSFRAGRAPLHEVTRFHR; encoded by the coding sequence ATGGTCGACGAGTCGGACGCCGAGGTCCTGGAGCGGCTGCTGGCCTCGCGCTTCAGCTGCCGCGGCTTCACCGACGAGCCCGTCGCCGAGGCCGAGATCGAGGCGATCGTGGCCTCCGCGTCGCGCACCCCGTCGTGGTGCAACGTCCAGCCGTGGCACGTCGACATCGTGTCCGGCGAGGCGCTCGTCCGGCTCCGCCACGACCTCATGGCCGACGCCTCGCTCGGCTCGGACTACCCCTTCCCGCCCGGCTACGAGGGCGTGCACGCCGAGCGACGCCGCGAGGTCGGCTGGCAGCTCTACCAGGCCGTCGGCGTCGCGAAGGGCGACCGCGAGGGCTCGGCCCGCGAGATGCTGCGGAACTTCGAGTTCTTCGGCGCCCCGCACGTCGCGGTGGTCTCGGCGCCCGCCCCGCTCGGTGTCTACGCCGCGATCGACTGCGGCCTGTTCGTGCAGTCGTTCCTGCTGGCCGCGCAGGCCCGCGGCGTCGCCACCGTCGCCCAGGCCGCCCTGGCGCAGAAGTCGCAGTTCCTGCGCGAGTGGCTGGGCCTGCCCGAGGACCGCCTGATCGTCTGCGGCATCTCCTTCGGCCACGCCGACCCCGACCATCCGGCCAACTCGTTCCGGGCCGGCCGGGCCCCCCTGCACGAAGTGACGAGGTTCCATCGGTGA
- a CDS encoding PTS fructose transporter subunit IIABC translates to MEQLITPELVSLDVDLGTEAGGVIEALAAQVVAAGRAGSAVDLAAAAKEREALAGTGVPGGIAIPHCRTATVTAPTLAFARLSNRADFGAPDGPADIVFMIAAPEGAGNAHLKLLSSLARALVRSDFTQALRDAQSADDVIALVEEATSGVDVKQPAPPAPAAAEAPAGSTAETAARQRVVAVTACTTGIAHTYMAADALAQAATDAGVDFAVEPQGSSGSTPLTPEQIASADAVIFATDVGVKDQARFAGKPVVRSGVKRAINEPRAMIDAALAAAADPSAQRVEGDADATTADAAGDDEHIGKKLQRWLLTGVSYMIPFVAAGGLMIALGFLLAGYDVTDTAGDILANNSLTNLPEAGDHALFGSAFLYYIGALVFLLGSWAFSFLVPALAGYIAYAIADRPGIAPGFVMGYAAGQIGVTETNPNGAGFIGGIVGGLLAGLVAAWFAHRGVPRWLAGLMPVVVIPLVSTLVVGMAMILVLAKPLAWLNEALVDGLNSMTGSSAIVLGAVLGLMMCFDLGGPVNKAAYVFAVTGLSTAGALDAGSSQSKIMAAVMLAGMVPPLAMALSTALRPKLYAPAERENGKAAWLLGASFISEGAIPFAAADPFRVLPAMMAGGVVTGALSMAMGVTCVAPHGGIFVFFAVDNVLWFFVSLIIGTLVAGFLVTVLKQVGHDKKQAALAADDPVTV, encoded by the coding sequence ATGGAACAGCTCATCACTCCCGAGCTGGTGTCGCTCGACGTCGATCTCGGCACCGAGGCCGGGGGCGTCATCGAGGCCCTCGCGGCCCAGGTGGTGGCCGCCGGACGCGCCGGCTCGGCCGTGGACCTCGCGGCCGCCGCCAAGGAGCGCGAGGCGCTCGCGGGCACGGGCGTGCCCGGCGGCATCGCGATCCCGCACTGCCGGACCGCCACGGTCACGGCGCCGACGCTGGCGTTCGCGCGGCTGTCGAACCGCGCCGACTTCGGTGCGCCGGACGGCCCGGCCGACATCGTCTTCATGATCGCGGCACCCGAGGGCGCCGGGAACGCGCATCTCAAGCTGCTCTCGTCGCTGGCGCGGGCGCTCGTGCGCTCGGACTTCACGCAGGCGCTGCGCGACGCGCAGTCGGCCGACGACGTGATCGCGCTCGTCGAGGAGGCCACCTCCGGCGTCGACGTGAAGCAGCCCGCGCCCCCCGCCCCGGCCGCCGCCGAGGCGCCCGCCGGGAGCACGGCCGAGACGGCGGCGCGCCAGCGCGTCGTGGCGGTCACCGCCTGTACCACGGGCATCGCGCACACCTACATGGCCGCCGACGCGCTCGCGCAGGCCGCGACCGACGCGGGCGTCGACTTCGCCGTCGAGCCGCAGGGCTCCTCGGGCAGCACGCCGCTGACCCCCGAGCAGATCGCGAGCGCCGACGCGGTGATCTTCGCGACCGACGTGGGCGTCAAGGACCAGGCCCGCTTCGCCGGCAAGCCCGTCGTGCGCAGCGGCGTGAAGCGCGCCATCAACGAGCCGCGCGCGATGATCGACGCGGCCCTCGCCGCGGCGGCCGACCCGTCGGCGCAGCGCGTCGAGGGCGACGCCGACGCCACCACCGCCGATGCGGCCGGCGACGACGAGCACATCGGCAAGAAGCTCCAGCGCTGGCTGCTCACCGGCGTCAGCTACATGATCCCGTTCGTCGCGGCCGGCGGCCTGATGATCGCCCTGGGCTTCCTGCTCGCGGGCTACGACGTCACGGACACGGCCGGAGACATCCTCGCGAACAACTCGCTGACGAACCTGCCCGAGGCCGGCGACCACGCCCTGTTCGGCAGCGCCTTCCTGTACTACATCGGCGCGCTCGTCTTCCTGCTCGGATCGTGGGCGTTCAGCTTCCTCGTCCCGGCGCTCGCGGGCTACATCGCCTACGCGATCGCCGACCGTCCGGGCATCGCGCCCGGATTCGTGATGGGCTACGCCGCCGGCCAGATCGGCGTCACCGAGACCAACCCGAACGGCGCCGGCTTCATCGGCGGCATCGTCGGCGGCCTCCTGGCGGGCCTCGTCGCCGCGTGGTTCGCGCACCGCGGCGTCCCGCGCTGGCTGGCCGGCCTGATGCCGGTCGTGGTCATCCCGCTGGTCTCCACGCTGGTGGTCGGCATGGCGATGATCCTCGTGCTGGCCAAGCCGCTCGCCTGGCTCAACGAGGCCCTCGTCGACGGGCTGAACAGCATGACCGGCAGCTCGGCGATCGTGCTGGGCGCGGTGCTCGGACTGATGATGTGCTTCGACCTCGGCGGCCCGGTCAACAAGGCGGCCTACGTCTTCGCCGTCACGGGCCTGTCCACCGCGGGCGCGCTCGACGCCGGCTCGTCGCAGTCCAAGATCATGGCCGCGGTCATGCTCGCCGGCATGGTGCCGCCGCTCGCGATGGCGCTGTCCACGGCGCTGCGGCCGAAGCTCTACGCGCCGGCCGAGCGCGAGAACGGCAAGGCCGCCTGGCTGCTCGGCGCCTCGTTCATCTCCGAGGGCGCGATCCCGTTCGCCGCGGCCGACCCGTTCCGGGTGCTGCCCGCGATGATGGCCGGTGGTGTCGTCACCGGTGCGCTCTCGATGGCCATGGGCGTCACCTGCGTGGCCCCGCACGGCGGCATCTTCGTGTTCTTCGCCGTCGACAACGTCCTGTGGTTCTTCGTCTCCCTGATCATCGGGACACTGGTGGCAGGATTCCTGGTGACCGTCCTCAAGCAGGTCGGTCATGACAAGAAGCAGGCGGCGCTCGCCGCCGACGACCCCGTCACCGTCTGA
- a CDS encoding HPr family phosphocarrier protein, which translates to MPSKTVTVGSAVGLHARPAATIAAAVTEAGVPVTLAVAGGEPVDAGSALMIMTLGAGQGAEVTVESDDAAVLEKISALVEADLDA; encoded by the coding sequence ATGCCCAGCAAGACCGTCACCGTCGGATCGGCCGTCGGCCTCCACGCCCGCCCGGCCGCCACGATCGCCGCGGCCGTCACCGAGGCCGGGGTGCCCGTCACCCTCGCCGTCGCCGGCGGCGAGCCCGTCGACGCCGGGTCCGCCCTGATGATCATGACCCTCGGCGCCGGCCAGGGGGCCGAAGTCACCGTCGAGAGCGACGATGCCGCCGTCCTGGAGAAGATCTCCGCGCTCGTCGAGGCCGACCTCGACGCCTGA
- a CDS encoding enoyl-CoA hydratase-related protein, whose product MTDLLVDRTDGVLTLTLNAPQRLNSVTTEMFEQMSDALEDAEGVRVAVLTGEGRAFCSGAVMAPGATNTGILEAADRLIHALTGAPFPVVAALNGLAAGIGSSLALASDFQVAKEDDYFLQAFVNVGLMGDGAAHELIAASIGRARATRMLMLGERLPNPEAYAAGLITHCVPAGEWQATVDGLVEKLASGPTMAYARIKSAINAAALLHLDETLATETVEQGVLGASHDFAEGVAAFSEKRQAKFTGA is encoded by the coding sequence ATGACCGACCTACTGGTCGACCGCACGGACGGCGTGCTGACGCTGACCCTGAACGCCCCGCAGCGGCTCAACTCGGTCACGACCGAGATGTTCGAGCAGATGAGCGACGCGCTCGAGGACGCCGAGGGCGTCCGCGTCGCCGTCCTCACGGGCGAGGGCCGCGCGTTCTGCTCGGGTGCCGTGATGGCGCCGGGCGCGACGAACACCGGCATCCTCGAGGCCGCCGACCGCCTCATCCACGCGCTCACCGGCGCGCCGTTCCCCGTGGTCGCGGCGCTCAACGGCCTCGCGGCGGGCATCGGCTCGTCGCTCGCGCTCGCCTCGGACTTCCAGGTGGCCAAGGAGGACGACTACTTCCTCCAGGCGTTCGTCAACGTGGGCTTGATGGGCGACGGCGCCGCGCACGAGCTGATCGCCGCCTCCATCGGCCGCGCCCGTGCCACCCGCATGCTCATGCTGGGCGAGCGGCTGCCGAACCCCGAGGCGTACGCCGCCGGCCTCATCACGCACTGCGTGCCCGCGGGAGAGTGGCAGGCCACGGTGGACGGCCTCGTCGAGAAGCTGGCGTCGGGCCCCACGATGGCGTACGCGCGGATCAAGTCCGCGATCAACGCCGCGGCCCTGCTGCACCTCGACGAGACGCTCGCCACCGAGACGGTCGAGCAGGGCGTCCTGGGCGCCTCGCACGACTTCGCCGAGGGCGTCGCCGCGTTCAGCGAGAAGCGTCAGGCCAAGTTCACCGGGGCCTGA
- a CDS encoding OsmC family protein, producing the protein MSDESTTLRSVHLVRTGQMEYRAENGRGGVISIGEGQNTDFTPVELLLVALGGCTGVTVEALTKRAEPKRFDISVEGHKVKDASGGNIMEDLVVTVDISFDHDEMGQKMADRVPDAIERTHKQLCTVSRTVEAPTPIRVVQVRTSET; encoded by the coding sequence ATGAGCGATGAGTCCACCACCCTGCGCAGCGTCCACCTCGTCCGCACCGGACAGATGGAGTACCGGGCCGAGAACGGCCGCGGCGGCGTCATCTCGATCGGCGAGGGCCAGAACACCGACTTCACCCCCGTCGAGCTGCTGCTGGTCGCGCTCGGTGGCTGCACCGGCGTCACGGTCGAGGCGCTGACCAAGCGCGCCGAGCCGAAGCGCTTCGACATCTCGGTCGAGGGCCACAAGGTCAAGGACGCCTCGGGCGGCAACATCATGGAGGACCTCGTCGTCACGGTGGACATCTCCTTCGACCACGACGAGATGGGTCAGAAGATGGCCGACCGCGTGCCCGACGCCATCGAGCGCACCCACAAGCAGTTGTGCACCGTCAGCCGCACGGTCGAGGCGCCCACGCCCATCCGCGTCGTGCAGGTCCGCACCTCCGAGACCTGA
- a CDS encoding alpha/beta fold hydrolase, with translation MTVPEWFTWALDEKPQHLEIEVDDVPIAYRAWGEPGAPVVVLVHGGAAHSGWWDHVGPHLAVDHRVLALDLSGHGDSGRRDAYTLEAWAREVMAVATSETSAKPVVFGHSMGGFVALTAAREHGADMLGAAAIDSPVKEVSAEARSWRNDRADLSMPLYPDARTMVARFRTLPEDPSCLPYIRDHIARGSIHHVVRADGSGWTWKFDPRVFLRSSMEPADVARSACEVALLRGERGMATTDITEEIRSRLGGNVPVTVIPDSGHHIMLDQPTALIAVLQTLLGQWRNR, from the coding sequence GTGACCGTTCCCGAGTGGTTCACGTGGGCTCTCGACGAGAAGCCCCAGCACCTCGAGATCGAGGTCGACGACGTCCCGATCGCGTACCGCGCGTGGGGCGAGCCCGGCGCGCCGGTGGTGGTCCTCGTGCACGGTGGCGCCGCGCATTCCGGCTGGTGGGATCACGTCGGCCCGCACCTCGCGGTCGACCACCGCGTCCTCGCGCTCGACCTGAGCGGCCACGGCGACAGCGGCCGCCGCGACGCGTACACGCTCGAGGCCTGGGCCCGCGAGGTCATGGCGGTGGCCACCTCCGAGACCAGCGCCAAGCCCGTGGTCTTCGGCCACAGCATGGGCGGCTTCGTCGCCCTCACCGCCGCGCGCGAGCACGGCGCCGACATGCTGGGCGCGGCCGCGATCGACTCGCCGGTCAAGGAGGTCTCGGCCGAGGCGCGCTCGTGGCGCAACGACCGCGCCGACCTCTCGATGCCGCTCTACCCCGACGCCCGCACGATGGTCGCACGCTTCCGCACGCTGCCCGAGGACCCCTCGTGCCTGCCGTACATCCGCGACCACATCGCCCGCGGCTCGATCCACCACGTCGTCCGGGCGGACGGCTCGGGCTGGACCTGGAAGTTCGACCCGCGCGTCTTCCTGCGCTCGAGCATGGAGCCCGCCGACGTGGCCCGCAGCGCGTGCGAGGTGGCGCTGTTGCGCGGCGAGCGCGGCATGGCCACCACCGACATCACCGAGGAGATCCGCTCGCGGCTCGGCGGCAACGTGCCCGTCACCGTGATCCCCGACTCGGGACACCACATCATGCTGGACCAGCCCACCGCGCTCATCGCGGTGCTGCAGACCCTGCTCGGACAATGGAGGAATCGATGA
- a CDS encoding endonuclease/exonuclease/phosphatase family protein, whose protein sequence is MSRPAVLPVVHLAAGTWLLVDLWRGWTPTLITIFGQAASTPPELIGAFALGCLLVPVVVVAIAARTRHALVVATVALVVALTCRVALQLTEGGRPHLTVASIGTVAAMTWLALALPRVRDAAVTGVVTGLALSVTTHAALGTWGAVWRDDAWAWALVVVQVAVCLATARVEGDGTRIGRRLAWTLLPGLFLAGVIVANAGRASATLDEAGLAAVAFGATAAIALTLVRVTRWSSTLAAVVLVAAVAASAVVTDADGLLPSWTVLAFAVGMPALAHLWCAADQGDRGTPVVVALGGVLWGALLFAYYAGYDLGYRADWLLVVLAAVIGVVAASAPARNGTAASPRTIGGIGAAAVAAALAAAFAPALTIRTFHTDGPRDGELRVAAYNLRMGYGMDGDFRPEAVAAILVSADVGLISEIDRGWLLNGGQDQLAILERLTGRTAWFGAAADPVWGDAVLLDAEAADVERIALPSHGAVTGAQAIAVRPKAPWDARWLVSTHLQPVGDDEGVTAQSADLAVWLRGLGGPMVVGGDFNMQEGSEAHRHVTGIGLVDAAPGGASTSEADDPVKRIDYVFSTADLVAVDVDVPGLRASDHLPVVATLRPR, encoded by the coding sequence ATGAGTCGACCTGCGGTCCTGCCCGTCGTCCACCTCGCCGCCGGCACGTGGCTGCTGGTCGACCTGTGGCGCGGGTGGACCCCGACCCTCATCACGATCTTCGGCCAGGCGGCCTCGACGCCGCCCGAGCTGATCGGCGCGTTCGCGCTGGGCTGCCTGCTGGTGCCGGTGGTCGTCGTCGCGATCGCAGCGCGCACCCGCCACGCGCTCGTCGTGGCGACGGTGGCGCTCGTGGTCGCGCTGACCTGCCGGGTCGCGCTCCAGCTCACCGAGGGCGGCCGGCCGCACCTGACCGTCGCGTCGATCGGCACGGTGGCGGCGATGACGTGGCTCGCGCTCGCACTCCCCCGCGTCCGAGACGCCGCCGTCACCGGTGTCGTCACGGGACTCGCACTGTCGGTCACCACGCATGCCGCCCTCGGCACCTGGGGCGCGGTGTGGCGCGACGATGCCTGGGCGTGGGCGCTCGTGGTGGTCCAGGTCGCGGTCTGCCTCGCCACCGCGCGGGTCGAGGGCGACGGAACGCGGATCGGTCGCCGCCTCGCGTGGACCCTCCTGCCCGGCCTGTTCCTCGCCGGCGTGATCGTGGCCAACGCCGGTCGCGCGTCGGCCACCCTCGACGAGGCCGGACTCGCCGCCGTGGCGTTCGGGGCGACGGCGGCGATCGCCCTGACCCTCGTCCGGGTCACCCGGTGGTCGTCGACCCTGGCGGCGGTCGTCCTCGTCGCGGCGGTCGCCGCCTCGGCCGTCGTCACCGACGCGGACGGGCTGCTGCCGAGCTGGACGGTCCTCGCGTTCGCCGTCGGCATGCCCGCCCTCGCCCACCTCTGGTGCGCCGCCGATCAGGGCGATCGGGGCACGCCAGTCGTCGTCGCGCTCGGCGGCGTCCTCTGGGGCGCACTGCTCTTCGCCTACTACGCCGGCTACGACCTGGGCTATCGCGCGGACTGGCTACTTGTCGTCCTCGCCGCGGTGATCGGCGTCGTCGCCGCCTCCGCACCAGCACGGAACGGGACCGCGGCGAGTCCGAGGACCATCGGCGGGATCGGGGCCGCTGCCGTCGCGGCGGCCCTCGCCGCGGCCTTCGCGCCCGCGCTGACGATCCGGACCTTCCACACCGACGGCCCACGCGACGGCGAGCTCCGGGTGGCCGCCTACAACCTGCGCATGGGCTACGGGATGGACGGCGACTTCCGGCCCGAGGCCGTGGCCGCGATCCTCGTCTCCGCTGACGTGGGACTGATCAGCGAGATCGACCGGGGCTGGCTGTTGAACGGCGGCCAGGACCAGCTCGCGATCCTCGAGCGACTCACCGGCCGGACGGCGTGGTTCGGCGCCGCGGCCGACCCGGTCTGGGGTGACGCGGTCCTCCTCGACGCCGAGGCAGCCGACGTCGAGCGCATCGCGCTGCCCTCGCACGGCGCCGTGACCGGAGCGCAGGCGATCGCGGTGCGCCCGAAGGCGCCATGGGACGCCCGCTGGCTCGTCTCCACCCACCTGCAGCCGGTGGGCGACGACGAGGGCGTGACCGCGCAGTCGGCCGACCTCGCCGTCTGGCTGCGTGGGCTCGGCGGCCCGATGGTCGTGGGCGGCGACTTCAACATGCAGGAGGGCAGCGAGGCCCATCGCCACGTCACGGGCATCGGCCTCGTCGACGCCGCTCCGGGCGGCGCGAGCACGAGCGAGGCCGACGACCCCGTGAAGCGGATCGACTACGTGTTCTCGACGGCCGACCTGGTGGCCGTGGACGTCGACGTGCCCGGCCTGCGGGCGTCGGACCACCTGCCGGTGGTCGCGACGCTCAGGCCCCGGTGA